A window of the Lolium perenne isolate Kyuss_39 chromosome 7, Kyuss_2.0, whole genome shotgun sequence genome harbors these coding sequences:
- the LOC127301042 gene encoding uncharacterized protein isoform X2: MAGVDHEGEMAALRETLRQQSLAVEMLKAELEEERQAASSGADEALAMILRLQAEKAAVRMELDQFRRVAEERILHDEDSMAFLKAVVFSQEMDISSLKKRLLAVCVSNDQYAAASVGDGAFDLPWLRRLARNGLMSGRNASLPAARLEELCSDLGAAAGGEYGDTRPARTVSDIGEVIRREKEWVRSNVSHKAPPRLHRSASHHLRRVPSYSAQCGMPFPAVNVHDKFEAPESVASHAPPRYSRRSSPEIISEEDELLSSSRRRGDRDGVKPRNEHATISELGAGIEQIKCSVKNLATELSRTSETSLSRGDAQTQLLAEICAKLDAISKHQINGVHGDGDKRNTSREQGSSSKGVNLPQSELLMNHFIEAMMYIA, translated from the exons ATGGCCGGAGTTGATCACGAAGGCGAGATGGCCGCGCTGCGGGAGACTCTACGGCAGCAGAGTCTTGCCGTCGAGATGCTCAAggccgagctggaggaggagaggcagGCGGCGTCCTCGGGGGCCGACGAGGCGCTGGCCATGATCCTGCGGCTTCAGGCGGAGAAGGCGGCGGTGCGGATGGAGTTGGACCAGTTCCGGCGGGTGGCGGAGGAGAGGATCCTGCACGATGAAGACTCAATGGCGTTCCTCAAGGCCGTCGTCTTCAGCCAGGAGATGGACATCAGCTCCCTCAAGAAGCGCCTGCTTGCCGTCTGCGTCAGCAACGACCAATACGCAGCGGCCTCTGTCGGGGATGGCGCCTTCGACCTCCCATGGCTGAGGAGACTGGCCAGGAACGGCTTGATGTCGGGGAGGAACGCCTCTCTCCCGGCGGCGCGGCTCGAGGAGTTGTGCTCAGATCTCGGTGCCGCCGCCGGCGGCGAGTATGGCGACACTAGACCGGCGAGGACGGTGTCGGATATAGGGGAGGTGATACGGAGGGAAAAGGAGTGGGTGCGGTCCAACGTGAGCCACAAGGCGCCGCCGCGGCTGCATCGGTCGGCCTCTCACCACCTCCGGCGGGTGCCGAGCTACTCCGCGCAATGTGGCATGCCTTTTCCAGCAGTCAATGTCCACGACAAGTTTGAAGCACCGGAGAGCGTTGCTTCCCACGCCCCTCCGAGATATAGCAGAAGGTCTTCGCCGGAGATAATCTCCGAGGAAGACGAACTGCTCTCATCGTCCAGGCGGCGCGGTGATCGAGACGGCGTCAAGCCTAGAAACGAGCACGCGACCATTTCTGAATTGGGAGCTGGCATAGAGCAGATCAAATGCAGTGTAAAGAATCTCGCGACCGAGCTCAGCAGAACGAGCGAAACCAGCCTGTCCAGAGGCGACGCGCAGACGCAATTGCTGGCCGAGATCTGCGCAAAGCTTGACGCCATAAGCAAGCATCAGATCAATGGTGTTCATGGAGATGGAGACAAGAGAAACACTAGCAGAGAGCAAGGCAGTTCTTCCAAGGGGGTGAATCTGCCACAGAGTGAGCTTCTGATGAACCATTTCATTGAG GCAATGATGTACATAGCGTGA
- the LOC127301042 gene encoding uncharacterized protein isoform X1, with the protein MAGVDHEGEMAALRETLRQQSLAVEMLKAELEEERQAASSGADEALAMILRLQAEKAAVRMELDQFRRVAEERILHDEDSMAFLKAVVFSQEMDISSLKKRLLAVCVSNDQYAAASVGDGAFDLPWLRRLARNGLMSGRNASLPAARLEELCSDLGAAAGGEYGDTRPARTVSDIGEVIRREKEWVRSNVSHKAPPRLHRSASHHLRRVPSYSAQCGMPFPAVNVHDKFEAPESVASHAPPRYSRRSSPEIISEEDELLSSSRRRGDRDGVKPRNEHATISELGAGIEQIKCSVKNLATELSRTSETSLSRGDAQTQLLAEICAKLDAISKHQINGVHGDGDKRNTSREQGSSSKGVNLPQSELLMNHFIEVCAIISSALLARPLLASMSFFRCVLIFVLAVVFTKALMSSYSQ; encoded by the coding sequence ATGGCCGGAGTTGATCACGAAGGCGAGATGGCCGCGCTGCGGGAGACTCTACGGCAGCAGAGTCTTGCCGTCGAGATGCTCAAggccgagctggaggaggagaggcagGCGGCGTCCTCGGGGGCCGACGAGGCGCTGGCCATGATCCTGCGGCTTCAGGCGGAGAAGGCGGCGGTGCGGATGGAGTTGGACCAGTTCCGGCGGGTGGCGGAGGAGAGGATCCTGCACGATGAAGACTCAATGGCGTTCCTCAAGGCCGTCGTCTTCAGCCAGGAGATGGACATCAGCTCCCTCAAGAAGCGCCTGCTTGCCGTCTGCGTCAGCAACGACCAATACGCAGCGGCCTCTGTCGGGGATGGCGCCTTCGACCTCCCATGGCTGAGGAGACTGGCCAGGAACGGCTTGATGTCGGGGAGGAACGCCTCTCTCCCGGCGGCGCGGCTCGAGGAGTTGTGCTCAGATCTCGGTGCCGCCGCCGGCGGCGAGTATGGCGACACTAGACCGGCGAGGACGGTGTCGGATATAGGGGAGGTGATACGGAGGGAAAAGGAGTGGGTGCGGTCCAACGTGAGCCACAAGGCGCCGCCGCGGCTGCATCGGTCGGCCTCTCACCACCTCCGGCGGGTGCCGAGCTACTCCGCGCAATGTGGCATGCCTTTTCCAGCAGTCAATGTCCACGACAAGTTTGAAGCACCGGAGAGCGTTGCTTCCCACGCCCCTCCGAGATATAGCAGAAGGTCTTCGCCGGAGATAATCTCCGAGGAAGACGAACTGCTCTCATCGTCCAGGCGGCGCGGTGATCGAGACGGCGTCAAGCCTAGAAACGAGCACGCGACCATTTCTGAATTGGGAGCTGGCATAGAGCAGATCAAATGCAGTGTAAAGAATCTCGCGACCGAGCTCAGCAGAACGAGCGAAACCAGCCTGTCCAGAGGCGACGCGCAGACGCAATTGCTGGCCGAGATCTGCGCAAAGCTTGACGCCATAAGCAAGCATCAGATCAATGGTGTTCATGGAGATGGAGACAAGAGAAACACTAGCAGAGAGCAAGGCAGTTCTTCCAAGGGGGTGAATCTGCCACAGAGTGAGCTTCTGATGAACCATTTCATTGAGGTATGTGCCATCATCTCCTCTGCTCTCCTTGCTAGGCCCTTGCTCGCATCCATGTCATTCTTTAGGTGCGTCCTCATTTTTGTCTTAGCTGTGGTGTTCACAAAAGCTCTGATGAGTTCATATTCACAATGA